One genomic window of Elaeis guineensis isolate ETL-2024a chromosome 2, EG11, whole genome shotgun sequence includes the following:
- the LOC105039242 gene encoding spermine synthase — MEGGGAEKGLDGPKTPDLNGNGEKDSLENLPPCCKKARAAVAESEARCHATVVSGWFSKSWSSPGKAGNSSYYNNPMWPGEAHSLKVEQILYQGKSVYQEILVFESSVYGKILVLDGIVQLTDKDECAYQEMIAHLPLCSIPSPKTVLVIGGGDGGVLREISRHSSVERIDICEIDQLVIDVCKKFFPDLSVGFEDPRVQLHIGDAVEFLRNAPEGMYDAVIVDSSDPIGPAQELVEKPFFETIARALRPGGVLCNQAESMWLHTHLIQDMLSICRATFKGSVHYAWTSVPTYPSGVIGFLLCSTDGPPVNFLNPVNPIEKQEEAFKGKRKIRFYNSEIHKAAFVLPSFAKRELGSFYGSPMVQPTQTNDVLKMDAEKENSSLQTSQWG; from the exons ATGGAGGGAGGTGGCGCAGAAAAAGGTTTGGATGGTCCCAAGACACCGGATTTGAATGGAAATGGGGAGAAGGACTCCTTGGAGAATCTCCCTCCTTGCTGCAAGAAAGCTCGGGCAGCGGTTGCCGAGTCCGAAGCTAGATGCCATGCCACCGTGGTTTCTGGCTGGTTCTCAAAATCTTGGTCGAGCCCTG GTAAAGCTGGAAATTCCTCATACTATAACAACCCTATGTGGCCTG GAGAAGCTCACTCCTTGAAGGTAGAACAGATCTTATATCAGGGGAAATCAGTATACCAAGAGATCCTAGTTTTTGAG TCCTCTGTTTATGGAAAAATACTCGTGCTCGATGGCATTGTCCAGCTAACGGATAAAGATGAATGTGCCTACCAGGAGATGATTGCCCATCTTCCTCTTTGTTCGATTCCATCCCCCAAAACt GTCTTGGTCATAGGGGGCGGTGATGGTGGAGTGCTTCGGGAAATTTCTCGACATAGTTCTGTGGAGCGCATAGACATATGTGAAATTGATCAGCTGGTCATAGAT GTTTGCAAGAAGTTCTTCCCAGATTTATCTGTTGGATTCGAGGACCCTCGTGTTCAACTACATATTGGTGATG CGGTTGAATTCTTGCGAAATGCTCCTGAAGGGATGTATGACGCAGTTATTGTCGATTCATCAGACCCGATTG GTCCAGCTCAAGAGCTTGTTGAAAAGCCATTTTTTGAGACAATTGCAAGGGCTCTGAGGCCTGGTGGTGTCCTTTGTAACCAAGCAGAGAGCATGTGGCTTCATACACATCTGATTCAGGATATGCTCTCTATCTGTCGTGCGACCTTCAAGGGTTCTGTCCATTATGCCTGGACAAGTGTTCCTACGTATCCTAG TGGAGTGATTGGATTTCTGTTATGCTCAACGGATGGCCCACCTGTCAATTTCCTGAATCCCGTAAACCCAATCGAGAAGCAGGAAGAGGCATTCAAAGGCAAGAGGAAGATCAGATTCTATAATTCGGAG ATACATAAAGCTGCATTTGTGTTGCCATCATTTGCAAAGAGAGAGTTGGGCTCCTTTTATGGTTCACCAATG GTTCAACCAACACAGACAAATGATGTATTGAAGATGGATGCAGAAAAGGAAAATTCTTCCCTTCAGACCTCCCAATGGGGCTAA